In Cryptomeria japonica chromosome 5, Sugi_1.0, whole genome shotgun sequence, the genomic window gagctctctaggcataacattgactccctcaatcaaaaacttgcaacCTTTGGTAGAGCCTCTCGTGCTCGTATCTCCAATTCCAAATCTATTCTGATTGGGTGGAAAGAGGAACCCCCGGATTGGCTTCAGCAATTTGGATACTCGTGGGGAGGACCCAATACAATAGTCAGATACCTTGGTATCCCTttttctgtctctccctctctcaaagacatgtggatttgggtcaaagaaaagattgacaaaaaactTAACAAATGGGACAATAGGGTTCTATCCTTGGCTGGCAGGATCCAAGTCTGCTagaaaatcctctcctcctatagttTATACTACTCCTTTGTCTGGATGTTCAGTAACTACCAAATTTATGAGATCCAAAAATCTATCAGgcgcttcctttggtctgatggtaagGGTAAAAGAAATGCCCACGCGGTCAAATGGATCTGGTGCCACATAGACACAAAAATTGGTGGGCTGGGACTTAAGGATCTCAAAACGCAAGGAATTTTTCAGGCTGCCAAGTGGATATTTCATGCCTTGGAAGGACAAGAACCCTAGAAGATTCTtgtcagaaataacatacaaaatgacgTCCCCAAGTCtgccaaatcttggaaagccctcccctttagtgatctggTAGCAGGTGGATTCTCTGTGTCTGTTCAAGGCACTTGGGTgtttaagtccatctggaaagcctgggagcatgtgcgtaaACTTATTGCCAACTTTAATATTGACTGTAATAACACTTTGCATagggaaaggtcaatatggtggaatctctgccataactctaaaccccttgctttaacccaaggatgctctgctaggtgttggtataataagggcattaaatatatcatggacatcttggaacatgataatATCATCAGCTGGGAGGATCTTAGCAATAAGTTTGACCTCCCTGCCtcgcataagagaacctacaatatgattaaaaatgccTGTGCTTGTCTAGATCTTCCTAGGAACACTGATTTAGACGCTCACAGATACCTCTCGTTTTgatggaaggatggctccctccTCTCCAAGGTCAAAGCCAAGTCTATTTACAAACTGCTCACTCATGATAGCATAGTGATAGATCATGTTAACTCCCTCTGGTATGTTGACCTTAATACCTCTGCCTGGCAGAAAACGtttgagaaactatggaagtcccccatcccccctaaaatCAAATTCTTTAGGTGGCAACTAATGTTGGATATACTGCCTATTAGGAACAACTTTGCTGCCTTCGACCTATGCTCTCTAAGTAGGAAGCGTGAGACTATGCGACACAtctttttttattgcatttttgctAGAGAGGTCTGGTTGATGTTTGGAATCTCCATTACtgaacatgtttgtactcttgatattattactggattcattcatggcctcaagaaggatgctaacctgttctggcaaattctttcttctttcatactttggtttatttggaaacttagaaatAAGGAAAAATTCCAAGGTATTGATAGGACTCTTACTGGGTTTTTTAAGAAACTTACACGTTATAAAATTGCTATGCAGATATGCTTTTTGATGAATGTTGAGAGGGAGAAGCTGTTGCGTTTCCTCAGGGATGGTCGGGCaaccatgttcatatatgagatgaaggatggctttgaatgTGCTAGAATTGCGGAGAACCAAACGACATTCGATGAGGCTctaaagaaactgatcaaggaACTCAGGAGCAACAAAGGTGCCTACTTTGATAAGCTCGAGATGTTTACCTAGGTCCTAGAGtggaagaaggtggtgtggatggaaggcccACAAGGATGGACAACATGGTTGGAAAACTAGGATGAGATTCTACAATAGGTGTTTAGTAGCTCTTTAGCTGATGTTTATGGATCATTGTATATACTCTCTCTCTCGTAACTCATTTTTGGTAGGAGGATGTCTATGTTCAATTGGATAGtctctctggttgatggctgaggCTCTACCTCCCATGCTCGTTTTTGTATGaactctccttattttggtctctcgatatttaatataaaaaaaataataataataaattaataatgaattatatgttttagaaaaatttataatACTTTAtatggtaattttttttttattatttattttaataaaaaatatattataacatataATACAtaattaaatgattctaagatatatataaattttttaataatattattttttaaacttttttaaatacatatataattatataatagtttattttttaaattatatgtttacatttttaataataaattatatacatattttttttaaatgttcttatttattttaatagttATTATTATAACATGCATGATTTATAATTAAGTGATTTTAATATATATGAGAATTTTTTGATATATGTTAAAATTGCTTATTTATATATTATGTAATTAAGTTAAAATCACTTAGTTAGTTAAAATAACGTATGCTAAATTTAAAACGCATATTAAATTTAAAATGACTTatgttaaatttaataataaatttattatatttattaacatataaaCATTATtttaacatagaaaataaataAGTGATTTTAACATAGATAATATATAACATAAGTGATTTTAATCtagacaaattatatatatatatatatatatatatatatataatttagttaCATAATATATAAGTAAGCAATTTTGACATATATGTTAAAAtcacataattatatattattaaaatttatatatatcttaaaatcacttaattatatatttttaattaaaataaatataaataaaaaattttaaaaaatttgacatataaaatattattaaaaaaattaaatatataattcattgttaatttattatatttattattttacttactttaaaaaaataaaaatataataaataaaaaatattaaaataaattattagttTGTGGTAGAAAGGGCAAGTGAAGGCTGCAGCAGGAGTACGAATTTGCAAGCAGATGTGACGCAGCATGAAGATGAGGGCGATGCAAATTTTGGCCCCCATAGCCAGTGCCTTTCTCAATGCCTTTCTCAATTAGGTGATGTCACAGTACTGCCTGAACAGGCGTTTCAGTCTAATCTTTTAGGAAAATCGCAGGCTAAGAATCTCTAGGCATTTTCCTTTTTCTCTATAAAGGAAAGCCAAGAGTAGACTACTTTCTGGCTGCTGAAGGACTTTACGCTCGAACAAAAGCTGTTGGAGATGATTATGGCTCGCGTAAATGGTTCGGGTATCCTCCTCCTGCactctattttcattttaagctttctCTCACATTTTCTCCATGGATGTCCTCTACACGAATTGAAAGCTCTTTTGAGTATAAGGGACAGTTTGAATGACCCCAAGGGAGAGCTCAACTCTTGGGAGGGAGATGATTGCTGTATATGGAAAGGTATTTATTGTGATGAAGTGAAGAAGGGTAGACAGGTCTCCAAGTTGGATATCCATGGCTTTTACCTTGAAGGTAATGTGAGTTCAGGCTTGCTTGAATTGAAACATCTCAGGCATTTAGATTTGGGGGGTAATAATTTTAGCTGGGAAAGTCTGATGCCTGCAGGCTTGGGTTCTTTAAAAGACCTAACATATCTAGATATGTCTTTAGCGAAAGGTATATTCAGTCGGTGTTGGATGCCTGAAGGCTTGAGTTCTTTAAAAGACCTAACATATCTAGATATGTCTTTAGCGAAAGCTAAATCCAGTAGGTGTACATGGGCAAATCATTTGAGCATACAATGGTTGTCTAGTCTGTCATCACTAAAATATCTGTCATTGAGTAGGTTATATCTGCAGAGCTCTGAAATAAACCCAGCTATTGGTAGTCTCTCCAAGCTTAATCATCTGGAGCTGTCCGAATGTGATCTGGAAGGCTCCACCGTGCTAAATTCTTTAGTCAatctttcctctcttggttttgtgGACCTAAGTAAAAATAGCATTTCAGGATCAATACCTAGTTGGATGGGAAATATGAGCAAATTAACTTCACTTGATCTAAGTCACAATTATTTGAAAGGTTCTATACCTCCCGGCATGATTAGCACTAGTTGTAGAAGTCTTTCCTATTTGGACCTTGGGTATAATCATTTAGAAGGCACAATACCACCCAGCTTGGGTTTCCATATGAATCTCTCTTACACAGATCTTAGTTACAACAAACTTAGTGGTCAAATACCTTCTTCTGTTGGGAATCTCTCTGCTCTTGTTCAGCTAGATCTTAGTGACAACGAGCTTAGTGGTCAAATACCTTCTTCTGTTGGGAATCTCTCTGCTCTTGTCCGGCTAGATCTTTGTGACAACGAGCTTAGTGGTCAAATACCTCCTCTTGAAAATCAATCTCTTTGTTCTTGTCCAGTTAGATCTTAGTAACAACGAGCTTAGTGGTCAAATACctcctcttggaaatctctttgttCTTGTCCAGTTAGATCTTAGTAACAACAAGCTTAGGCTTGAAATACCTCCTATCGGAAATCTCTATGCTCTTGCTCTGTTAGACCTTAGTTACAACAAGCTTAGCGGTCAAATACCTCCTCTTGGAAATCTCTCTGCTCTTGTTCGGTTATATCTTAATGACAACAAGCTTAGTAGTCAAGTGCCCCACTCTGTAGGAAATCTCTCTGCTCTTGTCGATTTAGAATTACGAGGTAATCATCTGAGTGGAAGCCTTCCCCTATCATTTTCTCAACTATCTTCTCTCACTTATCTTGATGTAAGCAACAATGCATTGAATGCAAGTGTCCATCCTTCACTTAAGCTACCGTCCTCTCTTTACTCTATAGACCTTTCGACCAACAGCATGGTTGGAATAGTTCCAGAAGTTCTTTTTCAGAACACTTTCAAGTTACAAAGTCTTGATTTGAGTGACAGTGGATTGAGTATCAATTTTAGCTCGACCTGGATCCCCCCATTCCAGCTTTGGAATCTATTTTTGAGGAAATGTAAAATTGGAGGCCCGGTCCCCAACTGGATTTCAACGCAATATGGGCTCAGTACATTGGACTTGTCAAATACCTCAATTGTGGGAAGTCTTCCTCCTTGGCTATGGGGTTTTTCATCACAGTTGACAAGCCTAAACCTGTCAAATAATTATTTGGAAGGTCCTTTCTCTCCTACCTTGGTGAGAATAGATATGCTGGATCTCTCTAAAAATGAATTGAGTGGACATTTAGTGGCTGATATTGATGAGCATGTCTTGTCTGTACACAGATTGCTCCTTGCAGACAACAAATTGGAAGGGAGAATCCCAGATTCACTGGGGAATATAAGCTCTCTGTATTCTCTGGATTTGTCAGGCAATTTGTTAACAGGGAGTATCCCAGCTAGTTTGGGTGGTTTGCTAAGTCTTAGAATGCTGAATTTGGAAAACAATCTGTTGGATGGAAAGATTCCTGGCGACCTTGGCAGGCTATCACAGATTGTCATACTCAATATTGCAAATAATCATTTGAATGGTAGAATCCCTAATGAGCTGGGTAATATGACACAACTGGGTAATATGACCAAGATTTTCAAGTGGTGAAGGTAATTTCAGTTGTAGTTGGCTGAACTCCTCTGTGTCTGTAAATAATTGGAGAAAG contains:
- the LOC131028486 gene encoding LRR receptor-like serine/threonine-protein kinase GSO1, with product MARVNGSGILLLHSIFILSFLSHFLHGCPLHELKALLSIRDSLNDPKGELNSWEGDDCCIWKGIYCDEVKKGRQVSKLDIHGFYLEGNVSSGLLELKHLRHLDLGGNNFSWESLMPAGLGSLKDLTYLDMSLAKGIFSRCWMPEGLSSLKDLTYLDMSLAKAKSSRCTWANHLSIQWLSSLSSLKYLSLSRLYLQSSEINPAIGSLSKLNHLELSECDLEGSTVLNSLVNLSSLGFVDLSKNSISGSIPSWMGNMSKLTSLDLSHNYLKGSIPPGMISTSCRSLSYLDLGYNHLEGTIPPSLGFHMNLSYTDLSYNKLSGQIPSSVGNLSALVQLDLSDNELSGQIPSSLDLSNNELSGQIPPLGNLFVLVQLDLSNNKLRLEIPPIGNLYALALLDLSYNKLSGQIPPLGNLSALVRLYLNDNKLSSQVPHSVGNLSALVDLELRGNHLSGSLPLSFSQLSSLTYLDVSNNALNASVHPSLKLPSSLYSIDLSTNSMVGIVPEVLFQNTFKLQSLDLSDSGLSINFSSTWIPPFQLWNLFLRKCKIGGPVPNWISTQYGLSTLDLSNTSIVGSLPPWLWGFSSQLTSLNLSNNYLEGPFSPTLVRIDMLDLSKNELSGHLVADIDEHVLSVHRLLLADNKLEGRIPDSLGNISSLYSLDLSGNLLTGSIPASLGGLLSLRMLNLENNLLDGKIPGDLGRLSQIVILNIANNHLNGRIPNELGNMTQLGNMTKIFKW